The following are encoded in a window of Aromatoleum petrolei genomic DNA:
- a CDS encoding glycosyltransferase family 2 protein produces the protein MTTILHGATEAPTVSVIIPTWNAAWCIRRAIDSVFAQAYRDFELIVVDDGSTDDTAVVLGTYGGQLKVVTKSNGGMSSARNAGIREARGHYLAFLDADDRWLPYKLARQVAMLDRHPDLAFCAAVATFEDLQGRTLGEWRGARGQPADVAEVFENHAAVAGGASAVLARRDLVARLGGFDETLAGAEDTDLWIRLAAHGGFVCIDEPLVVVLRRPDSVSRNFEAMRRGALTMIGKNRNLLPEHLRDAFWRKVYAGTLCDYAKWAYRDGRRGAALRDVLTALWVSPLERGRLAISLALAMLARQRI, from the coding sequence ATGACGACAATCTTGCACGGAGCGACTGAAGCGCCGACGGTCAGTGTGATCATCCCGACCTGGAACGCCGCATGGTGCATCCGGCGAGCCATCGACAGCGTATTCGCGCAGGCGTATCGCGATTTCGAGTTGATCGTCGTGGATGACGGCAGCACGGACGATACGGCTGTGGTGCTAGGGACGTACGGGGGCCAACTGAAGGTCGTCACGAAATCGAACGGCGGCATGAGCAGTGCACGCAATGCGGGAATCCGCGAAGCACGGGGACACTACCTCGCGTTTCTCGACGCCGATGATCGGTGGCTGCCATACAAGCTCGCTCGCCAGGTCGCAATGCTCGACAGACATCCGGACTTGGCGTTTTGCGCCGCGGTCGCGACCTTTGAAGACCTGCAGGGCAGGACACTCGGCGAGTGGCGTGGTGCGCGAGGCCAGCCAGCAGACGTCGCGGAGGTGTTCGAGAATCATGCCGCGGTGGCGGGCGGGGCATCCGCCGTGCTGGCGCGGCGTGATCTCGTCGCAAGGCTTGGGGGCTTCGATGAGACACTCGCCGGCGCCGAGGATACCGATCTTTGGATCCGTCTTGCCGCGCACGGTGGCTTCGTCTGCATCGACGAACCGTTGGTCGTGGTGCTGCGCCGCCCCGACAGCGTGAGCCGCAATTTCGAGGCAATGCGCCGCGGCGCCCTGACGATGATCGGCAAGAATCGCAATCTGCTGCCGGAGCATTTGCGCGACGCGTTCTGGCGCAAGGTTTATGCAGGAACGCTCTGCGACTATGCAAAGTGGGCCTATCGCGACGGGCGACGGGGCGCTGCGCTGCGGGACGTCCTGACCGCCCTGTGGGTGTCGCCGCTCGAACGCGGTCGACTGGCGATCAGTCTCGCACTGGCGATGCTGGCGAGACAACGGATCTGA